GAAAAGCAATGATGAAGGATGCTAAAGATATCCATTCGATCATCAAAGAGAGTACAAAGGATGCGATGGTTCTGCCTCGCCCTTTGTCTTCTGTTTATAGTCATCTTCGAGATTTTTTTGTTGCAGAAGCGGATGATGGTAGCGTCGTTGGTTGCTGTGCTTTAAGCATAACTTGGGATTGTCTTGCAGAAGTTAGGTCTTTGGTCGTTATTCCTGGGCAGCGCGGAACTAATCTGGGGGGCCAGATGGTTGAAGCGTGTGTTGCAGAGGCTCGTAAGCTGGGTGTTTGCGAGGTGTTTGTTCTTACAAATATTGAGGACTTTTTCTCAAAGCAGGGTTTTGTTGCGACAGATAAAAACATTCTTCCCCAGAAGGTCTGGGCTGATTGTATCAACTGTCCTCTTTTCCCCGACTGTGATGAAATTCCGATGGTTATGAAACTATAATATACTAAATTAACAAGGTAATTTTAAATGAGCCATAGCCTGAAAGAAGTCTTTTCTTCAAAAGAAATTGAAGCTAGAATTAAAGAGATTGTTAAAGATATTTCCAAAACGTATGGAGATCAGCCTTTAGTATGCGTGTGTGTGTTAAAGGGAGCGTATCTTTTCTTTGCCGATCTGACACGGAACCTTGAAGTTGAGGCGGAAATAGATTTTGTCCGTCTTTCCAGCTACGGGTCAGGTACCAGCACAACAGGGAAAATGGTTTTTTCTAAGGATCTTGAGGGTTCTATAGATAATAAGCATGTTCTTATCGTTGA
The sequence above is a segment of the Maridesulfovibrio frigidus DSM 17176 genome. Coding sequences within it:
- a CDS encoding N-acetyltransferase; amino-acid sequence: MPFIRKAMMKDAKDIHSIIKESTKDAMVLPRPLSSVYSHLRDFFVAEADDGSVVGCCALSITWDCLAEVRSLVVIPGQRGTNLGGQMVEACVAEARKLGVCEVFVLTNIEDFFSKQGFVATDKNILPQKVWADCINCPLFPDCDEIPMVMKL
- the hpt gene encoding hypoxanthine phosphoribosyltransferase, which gives rise to MSHSLKEVFSSKEIEARIKEIVKDISKTYGDQPLVCVCVLKGAYLFFADLTRNLEVEAEIDFVRLSSYGSGTSTTGKMVFSKDLEGSIDNKHVLIVEDIVDTGNSIDFLKNVFSMRGALSIKTCALIDKQERREIDLDVDFPGFVVESGFLVGYGMDYAEKYRYLNAVYELENV